In Dasypus novemcinctus isolate mDasNov1 chromosome 23, mDasNov1.1.hap2, whole genome shotgun sequence, the following proteins share a genomic window:
- the LOC101422119 gene encoding olfactory receptor 1F1-like, which yields MREANESSVSEFLLLGLSRKPQQQQLLFMLFLSMYLATVLGNLLIILAISTDSRLHTPMYFFLCNLSFVDICFSSTTVPKMLTNHILGIQTISFPGCLTQMYFFIVFTDMDNFLLAVMAYDRFVAVCHPLHYSTKMSHQLCALLVIESWVTANLNSLLHTLLMARLSFCADNTIPHFLCDVSPLLKLSCSDTHLNNMMILTESSLIIITPFICILASYISITCAVLRVPSTKGKWKTFFSTCGSHLAVVSLFYGTIIAVYFNPSSSHSAEKDTAATVLYTVVTPMLNPFIYSLRNRDLKGALRKVMGRTCS from the coding sequence ATGAGAGAGGCCAACGAGTCTAGTGTCTCCGAGTTCCTCCTTCTGGGTCTCTCCAGGaagccccagcagcagcagctcctcTTCATGCTCTTCCTGAGCATGTACCTGGCCACAGTCCtggggaacctgctcatcatcctggccatcagcACAGACTCCCGCctgcacacccccatgtacttcttcctctgcaACCTGTCCTTCGTGGACATCTGCTTCTCCTCCACCACAGTCCCCAAGATGCTGACCAATCACATACTCGGGATTCAGACCATCTCCTTCCCTGGGTGTCTCACACAGATGTATTTCTTCATTGTGTTTACTGACATGGACAATTTCCTCCTggctgtgatggcctatgaccgctttgttGCTGTATGCCACCCCTTACACTACTCAACAAAGATGTCCCATCAGCTTTGTGCCCTGCTGGTCATTGAATCGTGGGTCACAGCCAACCTCAATAGTCTGTTGCACACCCTGCTGATGGCGCGGCTCTCGTTCTGTGCAGACAACACCATCCCCCACTTCTTGTGCGACGTCAGTCCTCTGCTGAAACTCTCCTGCTCTGACACACACCTCAACAACATGATGATTCTCACTGAGAGTTCCCTGATAATAATTACCCCGTTCATTTGCATCCTGGCTTCATATATCAGTATCACCTGTGCTGTTCTGAGAGTTCCATCcacaaagggaaaatggaaaaccTTCTTCTCCACCTGTGGCTCCCACCTCGCTGTGGTTTCCCTCTTCTATGGCACCATCATTGCTGTGTATTTCAACCCTTCATCCTCGCACTCAGCTGAGAAAGACACTGCAGCTACTGTGCTGTACACAGTGGTCACgcccatgctgaaccccttcatctacagCCTGCGGAACAGGGACCTGAAAGGGGCTCTGAGAAAAGTGATGGGCAGGACATGTTCTTAG
- the LOC101421671 gene encoding olfactory receptor 1F1-like, producing MGEANQSDVSEFLLLGLSRKPQQQQLFFVLFLSMYLATVLGNLLIILAISADSRLHTPMYFFLCNLSFVDGCFSSTSVPKMLTNHILGIQTISFPGCLTQMYFFIVFADMDNFLLAVMAYDRFVAVCHPLHYSTKMSHQLCALLVIGSWVTANLNSLLHTLLMTRLSFCADNTIPHFFCDVSPLLKLSCSDTHLNDMMILTEGALIMITPFVCILASYISITRAVLRVPSTKGKWKAFSTCGSHLAVVSLFYGTIIAVYFNPSSSHSAEKDTAATVLYTVVTPMLNPFIYSLRNRDLKGALRKVMGRKRFSVW from the coding sequence ATGGGAGAGGCCAACCAGTCTGATGTCTCCGAGTTCCTCCTCCTGGGTCTCTCCAGAaagccccagcagcagcagctcttCTTTGTACTCTTCCTGAGCATGTACCTGGCCACGGTCCTGggaaacctgctcatcatcctggccatcagcGCAGACTCCCGCctgcacacccccatgtacttcttcctctgtAACCTGTCTTTTGTGGATGGCTGCTTCTCCTCCACCAGTGTCCCCAAGATGCTGACCAATCACATACTCGGGATTCAGACCATCTCCTTCCCTGGGTGTCTCacacagatgtattttttcattgtgtttgCTGACATGGACAATTTCCTCCTggctgtgatggcctatgaccgctttgttGCTGTATGCCACCCCTTACACTACTCAACAAAGATGTCCCATCAGCTCTGTGCCCTGCTGGTCATTGGGTCCTGGGTCACGGCCAACCTCAATAGTCTGTTGCACACCCTGCTCATGACTCGACTCTCGTTCTGTGCAGATAACACCATCCCCCACTTCTTCTGTGATGTCAGTCCTCTGCTGAAACTCTCCTGTTCTGACACACACCTCAATGACATGATGATTCTCACTGAGGGTGCCCTGATAATGATCACCCCGTTTGTTTGCATCCTGGCTTCATATATCAGTATCACCCGTGCTGTTCTGAGAGTCCCGTCcacaaagggaaaatggaaagccTTCTCCACCTGTGGCTCCCACCTCGCTGTGGTTTCCCTCTTCTATGGCACCATCATTGCTGTGTACTTCAACCCTTCATCCTCACACTCAGCTGAGAAAGACACTGCAGCTACTGTGCTGTACACAGTGGTCACgcccatgctgaaccccttcatctacagCCTGAGGAACAGGGACTTGAAAGGGGCTCTCAGAAAAGTGATGGGCAGGAAGAGGTTTTCTGTCTGGTGA